The proteins below come from a single Leptidea sinapis chromosome 20, ilLepSina1.1, whole genome shotgun sequence genomic window:
- the LOC126970168 gene encoding trypsin-1-like, which produces MDKLFLIVYFTYILTAKAEPSLGSGYDLLIIPLPKVKYPRSDSDGSRIPIITNKRVYRNDKLYKLDIEHYDEPTELPDIDNFDYNKERDGYIFGDRRDTSMGAYDESEDNQSLNGEDKIVGGTEVDISLYPYHVAYGTNCGGAIIDKKWVLTAGHCGKKPYIRVGSKYLNQGKKVPVMRNFIHPMWSHKSKEHPFDFDFQLLELGEPLKFDDHVQPIKIAHIEDMIVGKVITVTGWGNTEENGPYSNVLRAVRVPIISKDNCQHVPFPYFRGSLTARMFCAGFSEGKKDACQGDSGGPAVNNDRLLGMVSFGYGCATPGSFGVYSKVAKVRPWIQEVTHLQFD; this is translated from the exons ATGGATAAACTCTTTTTAATAGTGTATTTTACATACATCCTCACAGCGAAAGCAGAAC CATCACTTGGTTCTGGGTACGACCTCCTCATAATACCTTTGCCCAAAGTAAAGTATCCACGATCAGATTCAGATGGATCACGAATACCAATCATAACAAATAAAAGAGTTTATAGAAATGATAAGCTGTATAAATTAGATATAGAACATTATGATGAACCAACTGAGCTTCCTGATATAGATAATTTTGATTATAACAAAGAAAGAGATGGATATATATTTGGGGATAGGAGAGATACATCCATGGGAGCATATGATGAGAGTGAAGACAACCAAAGTCTCAATGGTGAAGATAAAATAGTTGGAGGTACTGAAGTTGATATTAGCTTATATCCGTATCATGTTGCATATGGAACAAATTGTGGTGGTgctattattgataaaaaatggGTCTTAACAGCAGGACACTGTGG tAAGAAACCGTATATAAGAGTTGGTTCAAAATACCTAAATCAGGGCAAGAAAGTTCCTGTTATGAGAAACTTTATCCATCCAATGTGGAGCCATAAATCTAAGGAACATccatttgattttgattttcagTTATTAGAACTTGGTGAACCATTAAAGTTTGATGATCATGTTCAGCCAATAAAGATAGCGCATATAGAAGACATGATAGTTGGTAAAGTAATAACTGTTACTGGTTGGGGAAATACTGAGGAAAAT GGCCCTTATTCTAATGTCTTGAGAGCTGTCCGAGTTCCAATTATATCAAAAGACAATTGTCAGCATGTACCATTTCCGTACTTTAGAGGATCGTTGACTGCAAGAATGTTTTGTGCTGGTTTTTCTGAAGGAAAAAAAGATGCTTGTcag gGCGATTCTGGAGGTCCAGCAGTCAATAACGATCGTCTTTTGGGAATGGTTTCTTTCGGGTATGGTTGTGCAACACCTGGTTCTTTTGGTGTTTACAGTAAGGTTGCCAAAGTTAGACCATGGATACAAGAAGTTACACATCTACAATTTGATTAA